One genomic segment of Planctomycetota bacterium includes these proteins:
- a CDS encoding N-acetylmuramoyl-L-alanine amidase, whose protein sequence is MSMDEAMALLDGERAWTDFPPVETILERHPEEHVLKDMLFVLDPGHGGDAHLPNWKRGPTGVREAEINLRVAKLLERMLTDAGAKVELTRDIDRDLSLADRAKVANDLNADLFISLHHNAASRPVVNYTSIYLHGDLATAGPELDAARHIARELTRTMRTDVGYSSPLMSDFQMFKSGFGVLRNARVPAMLLESSFHSNPEEEQRLDDPRHNLREAYAIYRGLVEWAFAGRPTQTMTWEFDQGDMVVTYQLDTGLPKWWGDEFRGPVPSSIALTVNGEEVAHTFDAETRTVTARFPRLEAPFEIFLRHSNVFGNRNNLGGLRYFVDEETHDVMTEEPPSTRSNAKVAQPWLKRRTVKTPIVLLDGGATSESQAVLDAIEMPEGSAMTIAKIDVDGLRAVRWRDTGDDGFYPASTVKLATALMTLRQVDDLEPELPFQAWLVSLDDSEPKPVAELLTAMIKESDNDDFNTLQEVAGFAETRDFLKEIGCESLLIRRHFTRPHWNHSRPARFVSGEAVVDVDARPAPDMPLNAAGGESNWSSTDDLVRLAAATFLTDARDLDGFGVLTDAMAETNEPFVDRGLDRLGNFKQYNKPGWWPGDGSFCDVAYVFDRETNLHYLVGIYWQGEIGDGDEEELDPAREGIADAIEEAFAAIRDGRIRL, encoded by the coding sequence ATGTCGATGGACGAGGCAATGGCGCTGCTCGACGGCGAGCGCGCCTGGACCGACTTCCCGCCGGTCGAGACGATCCTGGAGCGACACCCCGAGGAACACGTCCTCAAGGACATGCTCTTCGTCCTCGACCCCGGCCACGGTGGCGACGCGCACCTGCCGAATTGGAAGCGTGGGCCGACCGGCGTGCGCGAGGCGGAGATCAATCTGCGTGTCGCCAAGCTGCTCGAGCGCATGCTCACCGACGCCGGGGCGAAGGTGGAGCTGACGCGCGACATCGATCGCGACCTGTCACTTGCCGACCGGGCGAAGGTTGCGAACGACCTGAACGCGGACCTGTTCATCTCGCTGCACCACAACGCCGCGAGTCGGCCGGTGGTGAACTACACGAGCATCTACCTTCACGGCGACCTCGCCACCGCCGGCCCGGAGCTCGACGCCGCACGCCACATCGCCCGCGAGCTGACCCGCACCATGCGGACCGACGTCGGCTACTCGTCGCCGCTGATGAGCGACTTCCAGATGTTCAAGAGCGGCTTCGGCGTCCTCCGCAACGCCCGCGTCCCGGCCATGCTGCTGGAGTCGAGTTTTCACTCGAATCCTGAGGAAGAACAGCGACTCGACGACCCGCGGCACAACCTCCGCGAGGCCTACGCCATCTACCGCGGCCTGGTCGAATGGGCCTTCGCAGGCAGGCCGACGCAAACGATGACGTGGGAGTTTGACCAAGGGGACATGGTCGTCACTTATCAGCTCGACACCGGACTACCGAAGTGGTGGGGCGATGAGTTCCGCGGACCTGTCCCATCGTCAATCGCGTTGACCGTCAACGGTGAGGAGGTCGCTCATACTTTCGACGCCGAGACTCGAACGGTGACGGCGCGGTTTCCAAGACTCGAAGCCCCCTTTGAGATCTTTCTTCGACACTCGAACGTCTTTGGAAACCGGAACAATCTTGGTGGGCTTCGCTATTTCGTTGACGAAGAGACGCATGACGTCATGACTGAAGAACCGCCGTCGACTCGATCCAACGCAAAGGTCGCGCAACCATGGCTGAAACGCCGCACCGTCAAGACGCCGATCGTCCTTCTCGACGGCGGGGCGACGAGCGAGTCGCAGGCTGTGCTCGATGCGATTGAAATGCCCGAAGGCAGTGCGATGACGATCGCCAAGATCGACGTCGACGGCCTCCGCGCCGTCCGCTGGCGCGACACCGGCGACGACGGCTTCTACCCGGCCAGCACCGTCAAGCTTGCGACCGCGCTCATGACGCTCCGTCAGGTCGACGACCTCGAGCCCGAGTTGCCGTTCCAGGCGTGGCTGGTCTCCCTCGACGACAGCGAGCCCAAACCCGTCGCCGAGCTGCTCACGGCGATGATCAAGGAGAGCGACAACGACGACTTCAACACGCTCCAGGAGGTCGCCGGCTTTGCCGAAACGCGTGATTTTCTCAAGGAAATCGGCTGCGAGTCGCTCCTCATCCGCCGGCACTTCACCCGGCCGCACTGGAACCACAGTCGCCCGGCCCGCTTCGTCTCTGGCGAGGCCGTCGTCGATGTCGACGCTCGACCGGCGCCCGACATGCCGCTCAATGCGGCCGGTGGCGAGAGCAACTGGTCCAGCACCGACGACCTCGTCCGCCTCGCCGCCGCGACGTTCCTGACCGATGCCCGCGACCTCGACGGCTTCGGCGTATTGACGGACGCGATGGCCGAGACCAACGAGCCGTTCGTCGACCGAGGCCTCGATCGGCTGGGGAACTTCAAACAGTACAACAAGCCCGGCTGGTGGCCCGGCGACGGCTCCTTCTGCGACGTCGCTTACGTCTTCGATCGCGAGACGAACCTGCACTATCTCGTCGGCATCTACTGGCAGGGCGAGATCGGTGACGGTGACGAAGAGGAACTCGACCCAGCACGCGAAGGCATTGCCGACGCGATCGAGGAAGCCTTCGCCGCCATCCGCGACGGGAGGATTCGTCTGTGA